The Vicia villosa cultivar HV-30 ecotype Madison, WI linkage group LG1, Vvil1.0, whole genome shotgun sequence genome includes a region encoding these proteins:
- the LOC131598943 gene encoding F-box/kelch-repeat protein At3g06240-like, translated as NTLSPHELTIQILLRLPVKSLIRFKCVCKLWFSLISHDPHFANSHFQLNSATHTRRILLISTSTHQSLSIDFEAPLHDDNASFSLNLDSIFPEDFTDFEIRGSCRGFILFCSSLNIIYLWNPSTGLHKQIPLSPFGSNLDAEYFYGFGYDHSTDDYLVVSLSRIDSGDPPIRLEYFSLKSNTWKEVEGPYFPYGFREEEPKGGLLYKGAIHWMAFRYDLQAYVIVAFDLMERKLSYMLLPSSRLECCLWVYGGFLSVYTKYHFNDRVQIWVMKEYKVNSSWTMTLVLPIHSFFPLCCTKSDDIIGTDDEDGLVKYDKCGQCLEQHSYPNYNLSCDLTVYIDSLLSLPSDDDNQQA; from the coding sequence AATACTTTATCTCCTCATGAATTGACCATCCAAATCTTACTGAGATTGCCGGTAAAGTCTCTTATACGTTTCAAGTGTGTTTGTAAGTTGTGGTTTTCTCTTATTTCTCATGATCCTCACTTTGCTAATTCACATTTTCAACTTAACTCTGCAACACACACTCGTAGAATTCTATTAATATCAACTTCAACTCATCAATCTCTATCCATAGATTTTGAAGCACCGCTTCACGATGACAATGCTTCTTTTTCTCTCAACCTTGATTCTATCTTTCCAGAGGATTTTACAGATTTTGAAATTAGAGGGTCATGCAGAGGTTTCATACTTTTCTGCAGTTCCTTAAACATCATCTACCTTTGGAATCCATCCACTGGACTTCATAAACAAATTCCTTTATCTCCTTTTGGTTCCAATTTGGATGCTGAATATTTCTATGGTTTTGGGTACGACCATTCAACCGATGATTATTTGGTTGTTTCATTGTCTCGCATTGATTCAGGAGATCCTCCAATACGCTTGGAGTACTTCTCATTGAAATCTAATACATGGAAAGAAGTTGAGGGTCCTTACTTCCCTTATGGATTTCGAGAGGAAGAGCCCAAAGGTGGTTTGCTCTATAAGGGAGCTATTCATTGGATGGCTTTTCGTTATGATTTACAAGCTTATGTTATTGTTGCATTTGATTTAATGGAAAGGAAACTTTCATATATGCTTTTGCCCAGTAGTCGTTTGGAGTGTTGTTTATGGGTTTATGGAGGATTTCTCAGTGTATATACCAAGTATCACTTTAATGATAGGGTTCAAATATGGGTGATGAAAGAATACAAAGTGAACTCCTCTTGGACTATGACTCTTGTTCTTCCTATTCATTCCTTTTTTCCTTTGTGTTGTACAAAAAGTGATGATATTATTGGGACGGATGATGAAGATGGATTGGTGAAGTATGATAAATGTGGACAGTGTCTGGAGCAACATTCTTATCCTAATTACAATCTTAGCTGCGATTTGACTGTGTATATAGATTCTTTGCTTTCACTCCCCAGTGATGATGACAACCAACAAGCTTAA
- the LOC131599156 gene encoding F-box/kelch-repeat protein At3g06240-like, whose protein sequence is MFLPHELIIEILLRLPVKSLIRFKSVCKLWFSLISHDPHFANSHFQLNSTTPNRRILLISYKTHESLSIDFEASIGDDNASVSLNLDYMFPVDFTDFEVKGSCRGFILICGSLNILSPHELTIQILLRLPVKSLIRFKCVCKLWFSLISHDPHFANSHFQLNSATHTRRILLISTSTHQSLSIDFEAPLHDDNASFSLNLDSIFPEDFTDFEIRGSCRGFILFCSSLNIIYLWNPSTGLHKQIPLSPFGSNLDAEYFYGFGYDHSTDDYLVVSLSRIDSGDPPIRLEYFSLKSNTWKEVEGPYFPYGFREEEPKGGLLYKGAIHWMAFRYDLQAYVIVAFDLMERKLSYMLLPSSRLECCLWVYGGFLSVYTKYHFNDRVQIWVMKEYKVNSSWTMTLVLPIHSFFPLCCTKSDDIIGTDDEDGLVKYDKCGQCLEQHSYPNYNLSCDLTVYIDSLLSLPSDDDNQQA, encoded by the exons ATGTTTCTTCCTCATGAATTGATTATCGAAATCTTACTGAGATTGCCGGTAAAGTCTCTTATACGTTTCAAGTCTGTTTGTAAGTTATGGTTTTCTCTTATCTCTCATGATCCTCACTTTGCTAATTCACATTTTCAACTTAACTCTACAACTCCCAATCGTAGAATTCTATTAATATCATATAAAACTCATGAATCTCTATCCATCGATTTTGAAGCATCTATTGGCGATGACAACGCTTCTGTTTCACTCAACCTTGATTACATGTTTCCAGTGGATTTTACAGATTTTGAAGTTAAAGGGTCATGTAGAGGCTTCATACTTATCTGCGGTTCCTTAAATAT TTTATCTCCTCATGAATTGACCATCCAAATCTTACTGAGATTGCCGGTAAAGTCTCTTATACGTTTCAAGTGTGTTTGTAAGTTGTGGTTTTCTCTTATTTCTCATGATCCTCACTTTGCTAATTCACATTTTCAACTTAACTCTGCAACACACACTCGTAGAATTCTATTAATATCAACTTCAACTCATCAATCTCTATCCATAGATTTTGAAGCACCGCTTCACGATGACAATGCTTCTTTTTCTCTCAACCTTGATTCTATCTTTCCAGAGGATTTTACAGATTTTGAAATTAGAGGGTCATGCAGAGGTTTCATACTTTTCTGCAGTTCCTTAAACATCATCTACCTTTGGAATCCATCCACTGGACTTCATAAACAAATTCCTTTATCTCCTTTTGGTTCCAATTTGGATGCTGAATATTTCTATGGTTTTGGGTACGACCATTCAACCGATGATTATTTGGTTGTTTCATTGTCTCGCATTGATTCAGGAGATCCTCCAATACGCTTGGAGTACTTCTCATTGAAATCTAATACATGGAAAGAAGTTGAGGGTCCTTACTTCCCTTATGGATTTCGAGAGGAAGAGCCCAAAGGTGGTTTGCTCTATAAGGGAGCTATTCATTGGATGGCTTTTCGTTATGATTTACAAGCTTATGTTATTGTTGCATTTGATTTAATGGAAAGGAAACTTTCATATATGCTTTTGCCCAGTAGTCGTTTGGAGTGTTGTTTATGGGTTTATGGAGGATTTCTCAGTGTATATACCAAGTATCACTTTAATGATAGGGTTCAAATATGGGTGATGAAAGAATACAAAGTGAACTCCTCTTGGACTATGACTCTTGTTCTTCCTATTCATTCCTTTTTTCCTTTGTGTTGTACAAAAAGTGATGATATTATTGGGACGGATGATGAAGATGGATTGGTGAAGTATGATAAATGTGGACAGTGTCTGGAGCAACATTCTTATCCTAATTACAATCTTAGCTGCGATTTGACTGTGTATATAGATTCTCTGCTTTCACTCCCCAGTGATGATGACAACCAACAAGCTTAA